Proteins co-encoded in one Oculatellaceae cyanobacterium genomic window:
- a CDS encoding SGNH/GDSL hydrolase family protein, which translates to MLIKKLLIATAGTAISLTAFLANTLTIDAYRAKTVAQNFNEIYVFGDSLSDIGNMSQATQGYSPPSPLYYKGRYSNGLVWVDYLASKLKLTVNKNNDFAYGGATTGNSTQAPLGLLTQIKRFRSNHSSANPKALYIIWAGANDYFRGATDSTTPINNLTLAVKSLSAAGAKNIAVVNLPDLGNLPGTRNSQYSVLLTDVTNKHNSGLVKSLNNLRPQLRSDINIKYIDVNSLYKQAISNPKKFGFKNVTQSCISRSRICANPNEYLFWDGVHPTTAAHKILVESAFSVLQPKPESVQVSNSNFSVPLGMVVGGTVSTGLIFVGKKVI; encoded by the coding sequence ATGTTGATAAAAAAATTGTTGATAGCTACCGCCGGAACAGCTATCAGCCTAACAGCATTTTTGGCTAATACTCTAACAATTGATGCTTATCGGGCTAAAACTGTCGCACAGAATTTTAATGAAATTTATGTTTTTGGTGACAGCCTTTCGGATATTGGTAATATGTCTCAGGCTACACAAGGATATAGCCCCCCAAGCCCACTCTACTATAAAGGTCGTTATTCTAATGGCTTAGTTTGGGTAGATTATCTAGCATCCAAGTTGAAATTAACCGTAAATAAAAACAACGATTTTGCTTATGGTGGGGCTACTACAGGCAATTCTACACAAGCACCTCTAGGATTACTGACACAAATTAAGCGTTTTAGATCAAATCATTCCTCTGCTAATCCAAAGGCTTTATATATTATTTGGGCGGGTGCTAATGATTACTTTCGTGGCGCTACTGATTCAACTACACCAATCAATAATTTAACATTAGCTGTCAAATCGTTATCTGCTGCTGGTGCTAAAAATATTGCAGTAGTTAACCTACCAGATTTAGGGAACCTTCCGGGAACCCGTAATAGTCAGTACTCTGTATTGCTTACCGATGTAACTAACAAGCATAACTCTGGATTAGTCAAGTCTCTCAATAATTTGCGCCCGCAACTGAGATCTGACATTAATATTAAATATATTGATGTCAATTCTCTGTATAAACAAGCAATCAGTAATCCCAAAAAATTTGGCTTTAAGAATGTTACTCAATCCTGCATAAGTCGAAGCCGTATATGTGCTAATCCCAATGAATATTTATTTTGGGACGGCGTTCACCCGACAACAGCGGCTCATAAAATATTGGTAGAATCAGCTTTTTCTGTATTGCAACCAAAACCCGAATCTGTTCAAGTATCTAATTCTAACTTCTCTGTTCCCCTGGGCATGGTTGTAGGGGGTACTGTAAGTACAGGTTTAATATTTGTGGGGAAAAAAGTGATTTAA
- a CDS encoding ParA family protein, which translates to MSSPPKIIVVANGKGGVGKTTSVMALSGIYAEKYKVLTVDADPQGSCAWWFERSDQGLSFDLAKETDPKLLGGLRTIEGYDLVVIDTPPALRSETLAAVIAIADYLVLPTPPAPMDLAALIETVQQAVMPTGIAHRVLLTKVDSRSLGEALEAQNTLMDLGIQACNAFVRAYKAHERAALDGVPITQWRGKNAKEAEADYRRVANEIQRDWRK; encoded by the coding sequence ATGTCATCGCCCCCAAAAATAATTGTTGTGGCTAATGGCAAAGGTGGAGTTGGTAAAACCACATCAGTCATGGCATTATCGGGTATTTATGCAGAGAAATACAAAGTTTTAACTGTAGATGCAGATCCTCAAGGCAGTTGTGCTTGGTGGTTTGAACGCAGCGATCAAGGATTGAGCTTTGATTTAGCCAAAGAAACAGATCCAAAACTTTTAGGTGGTTTACGAACAATTGAAGGGTACGATTTAGTAGTAATAGATACGCCTCCGGCGCTACGCTCTGAAACTTTAGCAGCAGTGATTGCGATCGCAGATTATCTGGTTTTGCCCACACCTCCAGCACCAATGGATCTAGCTGCACTTATTGAGACAGTACAGCAAGCAGTAATGCCTACAGGAATTGCTCATCGAGTGCTTTTAACCAAGGTAGATTCCCGCAGCTTGGGGGAAGCATTGGAGGCGCAAAATACCCTGATGGATTTAGGTATCCAAGCTTGCAATGCTTTTGTACGTGCCTACAAAGCTCACGAACGAGCCGCCCTTGACGGAGTACCGATTACTCAATGGCGAGGCAAGAATGCTAAAGAAGCTGAAGCAGACTACCGCCGTGTGGCTAATGAAATACAGCGTGATTGGAGGAAATAA
- a CDS encoding site-2 protease family protein, giving the protein MNGTIRVGNLFGIPFYVHPSWFFVLTLVAWSYGSDLGAQFPGLGSGLPLLLGLVVGLLLFASVLAHELGHSLVAIRQGIAVKSISLFLFGGLANLEKESKTPGEAFWVAIAGPMVSLVLFGLLTAINLNTGISGALAAVVGLVASINLALALFNLIPGLPLDGGNILKALVWKITGNPYKGVIFAGRAGQVVGWIAIISSLLPILLFGSFANIWGLLIGWFLLQNAGLATRTAKVQAQLAEIKAEDAITPNSPIITADISLRELANEYIIGKPDRERFLVTDDDGQLIGAIAVDDLKTISTSHWSETQVRELMQPYQPQTTVQSEQSLLEVITLLEQQKLSSLPVIRRNGVLVGLIEKAEIIHLLQKRAQAKPA; this is encoded by the coding sequence ATGAACGGTACCATTCGCGTCGGCAATCTTTTTGGCATTCCCTTTTATGTGCATCCATCTTGGTTTTTTGTCCTAACGTTGGTAGCTTGGAGCTATGGCAGCGATTTAGGCGCTCAATTCCCAGGATTAGGGTCAGGATTACCCTTGCTACTAGGATTAGTAGTCGGACTGTTATTGTTTGCCTCGGTGTTGGCGCATGAATTGGGACATAGCTTAGTAGCGATTCGTCAAGGAATTGCAGTTAAATCAATCAGTTTGTTTCTATTTGGTGGTTTAGCAAATTTAGAGAAAGAGTCTAAAACCCCAGGAGAAGCATTTTGGGTAGCGATCGCAGGCCCAATGGTAAGCTTGGTACTATTCGGTTTATTAACTGCAATTAATTTAAATACAGGCATTTCGGGGGCTTTGGCAGCAGTTGTTGGACTGGTAGCTTCAATTAATTTAGCTTTAGCACTGTTTAACTTAATTCCTGGTTTACCTCTAGATGGTGGCAATATCCTCAAAGCGCTGGTTTGGAAGATTACTGGCAATCCTTATAAAGGTGTAATCTTTGCTGGTCGCGCAGGTCAAGTTGTTGGTTGGATAGCTATTATCTCTAGCTTGTTGCCTATACTGCTATTTGGTAGCTTTGCTAACATCTGGGGTCTGTTAATCGGTTGGTTTTTGCTGCAAAATGCTGGTTTAGCGACTCGCACTGCCAAAGTTCAGGCACAACTAGCAGAAATCAAAGCTGAAGATGCCATCACGCCAAATAGTCCAATTATCACGGCTGATATATCTCTGCGAGAATTGGCTAACGAGTACATTATTGGCAAACCTGATCGGGAAAGGTTCTTAGTTACTGATGATGATGGACAATTAATAGGTGCGATCGCAGTTGACGATCTTAAAACCATCTCTACTTCCCATTGGAGTGAAACTCAGGTGCGAGAACTGATGCAACCGTACCAACCGCAAACAACAGTGCAATCTGAGCAATCTCTGCTGGAAGTAATCACACTGCTAGAACAACAAAAACTATCTTCACTACCTGTGATTCGTAGAAACGGCGTGTTAGTAGGACTTATTGAAAAAGCTGAAATTATTCACCTGCTTCAAAAAAGAGCGCAAGCAAAACCTGCTTAA
- a CDS encoding 2TM domain-containing protein produces MPISETQISRSYNQEDIQQILHLAIARQVHEAEFTHEQLVEIATELDISPESLQLAEQEWQSKQGELRHRQDFNTYRRHKLQQHFGKYAIANTFLIVLNFLSAGTLSWSLNILLLWGLWLGLKTWNTYQVHGEDYEKAFQQWHRQKKFKQSINTLFNRLLNA; encoded by the coding sequence ATGCCAATATCAGAAACCCAAATTAGCCGTTCTTATAATCAAGAAGATATTCAGCAAATTTTACACTTAGCGATCGCGCGTCAAGTTCATGAGGCAGAATTTACCCATGAGCAGTTAGTAGAAATTGCTACAGAATTAGATATTTCCCCAGAATCTCTGCAACTAGCAGAGCAAGAATGGCAATCTAAACAGGGAGAATTACGCCATCGGCAAGATTTTAATACTTATCGCCGTCATAAATTACAGCAGCACTTCGGTAAGTATGCGATCGCTAATACTTTCTTAATTGTCCTAAACTTTCTTAGTGCTGGCACACTTTCTTGGTCGCTCAACATCTTATTATTGTGGGGGCTATGGCTAGGCTTAAAAACCTGGAATACCTATCAAGTGCATGGCGAAGATTACGAAAAAGCTTTTCAACAGTGGCATCGCCAGAAAAAATTTAAACAATCTATTAACACATTATTTAATAGATTACTAAATGCTTAA
- a CDS encoding EAL domain-containing protein, with product MVSNLMSCTSNLNGTVNNKQSRPALLVQDNKGKRIVHLEQNIYSIGRESGNSIVIYSKLVSRRHATLLRVTNPGLRNTYSFQILDGDLQGKLSTNGLIINGKQCFSKELQPGDEINFGGNVRVIYLMIDSDKSESEILDFDQSDDLLTSLTLTFDPNDTLVTDNIYNQPLSEAALIRLASFPELIPIPIIEINLFGEITYLNPAAFLQFPELQAIQKDHPILAGVVSTIENEEKKFFVQEIEVNNLIFETSIHYIIESRLIRIYLIDITQRKKAEKDLKRSHQELEIKVEQRTAQLKHSLAKLQAEMAERQQAEALIRYQALHDLLTGLPNRTMFNEHLRMALNYAQQNGNMLAVIFLDLDRFKIINDTLGHVVGDQLLQSFSDRLTRCLRSADPFARWGGDEFTVLLPHIHSVEDAIKVANRIMNALKPAFHLQINGTSTLTPPLHISTSIGIAIYPQDGEDAQTLLINADAALYSAKANGRNNYQFYLPEMNSQASNLLNLETLLHQAIEREEFIIHYQPQVNIKTGEITGMEALVRWQQPELGLVPPNKFIPLAEENGLIVTIGEWVLRTACAQTKAWQDAGFSRLRIGVNLSPRQFQEPNLVKLVADILAETGLAPEFLELEITETTVMQNVEFAKTMLYSLQDMGVQISMDDFGTGYSSLGYLKKFPFHTLKIDQSFVRELKDNLQDIAIISAIIALGRGLNLRIIAEGVETEEQLELLRRLDCEQIQGYFFSRPLTVEKATKFMQKYWAQAWNGVTTQ from the coding sequence ATGGTATCCAATCTTATGTCTTGTACTAGCAATTTAAATGGGACAGTTAATAATAAGCAATCACGTCCCGCATTGCTTGTTCAAGATAATAAAGGTAAACGAATTGTCCATCTTGAGCAAAATATTTATTCCATTGGTCGTGAATCTGGGAATTCTATAGTAATTTATTCCAAGCTAGTTTCTCGTCGTCATGCGACTTTATTGCGTGTAACTAATCCTGGGCTAAGAAACACCTATTCTTTTCAAATTTTGGATGGTGATCTTCAAGGAAAACTTAGCACTAATGGATTAATTATTAATGGGAAACAATGTTTTTCTAAAGAGTTACAACCAGGAGACGAAATTAATTTTGGTGGTAATGTCCGAGTAATATATTTAATGATTGATTCAGATAAATCTGAATCAGAAATCTTAGATTTTGATCAATCGGATGATTTACTGACTTCATTAACTTTAACATTTGATCCCAATGATACTTTAGTTACAGACAATATTTATAATCAACCATTAAGTGAAGCTGCCCTGATTCGGCTTGCTTCTTTTCCTGAACTGATACCTATCCCAATTATTGAAATAAATCTTTTTGGAGAAATAACTTATTTAAATCCCGCAGCCTTTTTGCAATTTCCTGAACTTCAAGCAATCCAAAAAGATCATCCTATTTTAGCAGGAGTAGTATCCACAATTGAAAACGAGGAAAAAAAGTTTTTTGTTCAAGAAATAGAAGTCAATAACTTAATTTTTGAAACCTCTATACATTACATTATTGAAAGTCGTTTAATTAGAATTTATCTTATTGATATTACTCAACGGAAAAAAGCCGAAAAAGATCTTAAACGCAGTCATCAAGAATTAGAAATTAAAGTAGAACAGCGAACAGCACAACTTAAGCATAGTTTAGCTAAGTTACAAGCTGAAATGGCTGAAAGGCAACAAGCAGAAGCATTGATTCGCTATCAAGCTTTGCATGATTTACTAACAGGATTGCCTAATCGCACAATGTTCAATGAACATCTCAGAATGGCGCTCAATTATGCCCAACAAAACGGCAATATGTTAGCAGTAATATTTTTAGATTTAGATCGTTTTAAGATAATTAACGATACTCTAGGTCACGTAGTCGGCGATCAATTATTACAAAGTTTTTCTGATAGATTAACACGATGTTTGCGTTCAGCAGATCCTTTCGCACGTTGGGGTGGTGATGAGTTCACTGTACTACTCCCACATATTCACAGTGTAGAAGATGCGATTAAGGTTGCCAACAGAATTATGAATGCCTTAAAGCCTGCTTTTCATCTCCAAATTAATGGTACAAGCACACTGACCCCACCGCTACACATCAGCACAAGCATTGGGATTGCTATTTATCCTCAAGACGGTGAAGATGCCCAAACTTTGTTAATTAACGCAGATGCAGCTTTATACAGTGCTAAAGCAAATGGGCGAAATAACTATCAATTTTACCTTCCTGAGATGAATTCTCAAGCTTCCAATTTGTTAAATTTAGAAACTTTATTGCATCAGGCAATTGAACGTGAAGAGTTTATTATCCATTATCAGCCGCAGGTGAATATTAAAACTGGAGAGATTACTGGGATGGAAGCTTTAGTGCGATGGCAACAGCCTGAACTAGGCTTAGTACCGCCCAATAAATTTATCCCACTAGCTGAAGAAAATGGGTTAATTGTTACTATTGGTGAGTGGGTATTAAGGACTGCTTGCGCTCAAACTAAGGCGTGGCAAGATGCAGGGTTTTCGAGGTTACGGATTGGAGTTAATCTTTCGCCTCGGCAGTTTCAAGAACCAAATTTAGTGAAACTTGTAGCGGATATATTAGCAGAAACAGGTTTAGCACCTGAGTTTCTGGAGTTAGAAATAACTGAAACTACTGTAATGCAAAATGTAGAGTTTGCTAAAACTATGCTCTACAGCTTGCAAGATATGGGCGTTCAAATTTCTATGGATGATTTTGGCACTGGTTATTCTTCTTTAGGTTATTTAAAGAAGTTTCCGTTCCATACACTCAAAATTGATCAATCGTTTGTGCGAGAGCTAAAAGATAATTTGCAGGATATCGCTATTATTTCTGCGATTATTGCCTTGGGACGCGGTTTAAATTTAAGGATTATTGCTGAGGGTGTAGAAACTGAGGAGCAATTAGAATTATTGCGCCGTTTAGACTGTGAGCAAATTCAAGGTTACTTTTTCAGTCGTCCTTTAACAGTAGAAAAGGCTACCAAATTTATGCAAAAATACTGGGCGCAAGCATGGAATGGTGTTACTACCCAGTAG
- a CDS encoding AarF/ABC1/UbiB kinase family protein → MFSGLKKISARQRKILEVVLRNGWGFMRGLLLGTKAEQPSLPPPQVLKNILVELGPVYIKLGQLLSTRPDLLPPPYIEALITLQDEVPPVSWEAVEAVISSQLRKPIAEIFAIIHPKAVAAGSIAQTHRATLLDGREAALKIQRPGIDRTIEQDIRVLRGLARLVNRTEVGRYYNLVSIVDEFAVTLRAELNFTQEASYTDLLRGNLAKSYWFDPQKLTLPEIYWDLTTEKLMVMQWLEGVPLLSANFNGVKYGGDANAERKAIAELLIRAYFQQFYIDGVFHADPHPGNLFYLESGKVALLDCGMMGRLDPRTQQILIEFILAIANLDGKRCSQLTLELAESTNPVNLAYLENDFDRLLRRYYNLSIAEINFSQVIFEVLQTARKHKIRLPSNMGLYSKTIANLEGVARQLDPDFNLIEQIKPMMADLFRQRLVGQAPLQDLLRAALDIKALTLEAPRQLETLLDRVTSETLQWNVAVRGLEPFRRSIDAVGNRLTFSIVTAAIIIGAAMIFSRDPSNPILFWVSGSLFIVASIIGLWLIFSMIRSGRVK, encoded by the coding sequence GTGTTTTCAGGGCTGAAAAAAATCAGCGCTCGTCAAAGAAAAATTTTGGAAGTTGTTCTCCGCAACGGTTGGGGTTTTATGCGAGGACTACTACTCGGCACAAAAGCTGAACAACCCTCACTGCCACCACCCCAAGTATTGAAAAATATTTTAGTAGAGCTAGGCCCTGTCTATATTAAACTTGGGCAACTACTGAGTACTCGACCAGACTTATTACCCCCGCCTTATATTGAAGCCTTAATAACTTTACAAGATGAAGTCCCGCCTGTTTCTTGGGAAGCAGTAGAAGCGGTTATTAGTTCTCAGTTACGAAAACCGATTGCAGAAATTTTTGCAATTATTCATCCAAAAGCAGTAGCGGCTGGCTCTATTGCTCAAACTCATCGTGCCACACTGCTTGATGGGCGTGAAGCTGCACTCAAAATTCAACGACCAGGAATCGACAGAACTATAGAGCAAGATATTAGAGTGTTGCGTGGATTAGCTAGGTTAGTTAATCGCACAGAAGTTGGTCGCTACTACAATTTAGTTTCGATAGTAGACGAATTTGCCGTAACATTGCGGGCTGAACTCAATTTTACTCAAGAAGCTAGTTATACCGATTTGTTGCGCGGTAATCTTGCTAAAAGTTACTGGTTTGATCCTCAAAAGCTAACGTTGCCAGAAATTTACTGGGATTTAACCACTGAAAAGCTAATGGTGATGCAGTGGTTAGAGGGAGTGCCACTGTTAAGTGCTAATTTTAATGGAGTAAAATACGGTGGTGATGCTAACGCGGAACGTAAAGCGATCGCAGAGTTACTAATTAGAGCTTATTTCCAGCAATTCTATATCGACGGCGTTTTTCATGCCGACCCTCACCCAGGCAATTTATTTTATCTAGAATCAGGGAAAGTTGCCTTACTTGATTGTGGCATGATGGGTCGTCTCGATCCTCGCACTCAACAGATTTTAATCGAATTTATTTTAGCGATCGCCAATTTAGATGGTAAGCGGTGCAGTCAATTAACCCTAGAACTTGCTGAATCGACTAACCCTGTCAATCTTGCTTATTTAGAAAATGACTTTGATCGCTTATTGCGGCGTTACTACAACTTAAGCATCGCAGAAATTAACTTTAGTCAAGTAATTTTTGAAGTTCTGCAAACTGCCCGCAAACATAAAATTCGTCTTCCTAGCAACATGGGGTTATACTCCAAAACTATCGCCAACTTGGAAGGAGTAGCTCGTCAACTCGATCCCGATTTTAACTTGATTGAGCAAATTAAGCCGATGATGGCAGATTTATTCCGGCAAAGATTAGTCGGACAAGCTCCTCTACAAGACCTCCTTAGAGCAGCTTTAGATATTAAAGCTCTAACATTAGAAGCTCCCCGTCAACTTGAGACATTATTAGATCGAGTGACTTCTGAAACCTTACAATGGAATGTGGCTGTTCGAGGGCTAGAACCATTTCGTCGCAGCATTGATGCTGTAGGAAATCGCTTAACTTTTAGTATTGTGACGGCAGCTATAATTATTGGTGCTGCGATGATTTTTTCCCGTGACCCTAGTAATCCCATTTTATTTTGGGTAAGCGGGAGTCTATTTATAGTCGCTAGTATTATCGGGCTATGGTTGATTTTTAGTATGATTCGCAGCGGCAGAGTTAAGTAA
- a CDS encoding glycerate kinase — protein sequence MKLIEVLEGLVAEKTLSTPAYQQLATEVLADELRAQAFGITPVQLEEVIKKRSRLFPTIYLEVLPFCRNIGFEQDSDVLLTLWNLWLPLAINLVANRQQLERPLIQGIVGGQGTGKSTIANILKIILKHLGYHAVSISLDDLYKTYAERLLLTEQDPRLIWRGPPGTHDLQLGLSVLDKLRKADRNEKILIPRFDKSAKKGAGDRTQPELVQAVDIVLFEGWFVGIRAITPTAFEHQRAPFETEADQLFARDMNVRLSEYLPLWELLDRLILLYPVNYHLSQEWRLQAEHQMIAAGKSGMTDAQIKEFVNYFWKSLHPELFIKPLITHPSYVDLVIEINADQSIGAVYRPCDRLP from the coding sequence ATGAAATTAATTGAAGTTTTAGAAGGGTTAGTAGCAGAAAAAACACTGTCCACACCTGCATATCAACAGCTAGCAACGGAAGTGTTAGCAGATGAATTACGCGCCCAAGCATTTGGGATTACACCTGTACAGTTAGAAGAAGTAATAAAAAAGCGATCGCGTTTATTCCCAACTATCTATCTAGAAGTTCTACCGTTTTGTCGCAACATTGGTTTTGAACAAGACAGCGACGTTCTACTAACTCTTTGGAATTTGTGGTTACCGTTAGCCATAAATTTAGTAGCAAATCGGCAACAACTAGAACGCCCTTTAATTCAGGGAATTGTTGGTGGACAGGGAACAGGCAAAAGTACAATAGCAAATATTCTCAAGATAATTCTTAAGCATCTGGGATACCACGCTGTTTCTATTTCCTTAGATGATCTTTATAAAACATACGCCGAACGATTGCTATTAACAGAACAAGACCCCCGCTTAATTTGGCGTGGGCCACCAGGAACCCATGATTTACAGTTAGGCTTAAGTGTATTAGATAAGTTGCGAAAAGCCGATCGCAACGAAAAGATTTTAATTCCTCGCTTTGATAAGTCAGCAAAAAAAGGTGCAGGCGATCGCACTCAACCCGAATTAGTGCAAGCTGTAGATATCGTATTATTTGAAGGGTGGTTTGTTGGCATCCGAGCAATTACACCTACTGCTTTTGAGCATCAAAGAGCGCCATTTGAGACGGAAGCTGATCAGTTGTTTGCCCGTGATATGAATGTGCGGTTGAGCGAGTATTTACCTTTGTGGGAACTACTAGATCGTTTAATCTTGTTATATCCAGTTAATTATCACTTATCTCAAGAGTGGCGATTACAAGCAGAACACCAAATGATTGCTGCTGGTAAATCGGGAATGACTGACGCACAAATCAAAGAATTTGTAAACTATTTTTGGAAATCACTTCACCCAGAATTATTTATCAAACCTCTAATTACTCATCCTAGCTACGTGGATTTAGTAATTGAAATTAACGCGGATCAATCTATTGGTGCTGTTTATCGACCATGCGATCGCCTACCATGA
- a CDS encoding DUF565 domain-containing protein: MQNTRLNNLVDVILGQFGRWLSNPWRRLSLIIISLLLGIFLGTAIPTTSGQTAEWDVVSAGVLVIFTEAISRFVYGRNRRPTANPEGLSRGLFVAELLNAFKIGLIYSLFVEAFKLGS; this comes from the coding sequence ATGCAAAATACCCGTTTAAATAACCTTGTAGATGTCATCCTGGGGCAGTTTGGGCGATGGTTAAGTAACCCTTGGAGGCGGTTGTCATTAATTATAATTAGTTTATTGTTAGGAATCTTTTTGGGAACTGCTATCCCTACTACTTCAGGACAAACGGCTGAATGGGATGTAGTTAGTGCTGGTGTTTTAGTTATATTCACTGAAGCAATTAGTAGGTTTGTATACGGCAGAAACAGGCGACCAACAGCTAATCCTGAAGGGTTATCTAGGGGATTATTTGTAGCAGAACTATTAAACGCTTTTAAAATTGGTTTGATTTATAGTTTATTTGTAGAGGCTTTCAAACTAGGCTCTTAA
- a CDS encoding phosphatase PAP2 family protein has product MRQLFQQMISAMPPWMRSLFARATKKQLLPLLLTIRVGGLVLAGLALWGFAEIADQVLEQESHLMDTAILLLLKSWHTPFLDRVMLSFTFIGEPSSLLFISVLIGIWLLIERRYKEATTIVIAAAGGGALNYWLKELFARSRPELWERVVDVQHYSFPSGHAMVSMVVYGIIGYLLSTHFLRWSGLLISVTLLLVLGIGISRLYFGVHWPTDVIAGFAAGLVWLIACIFSLEIWHEFRDEQSRLQDKSLLPSSSAETLT; this is encoded by the coding sequence ATGCGTCAGTTATTCCAGCAAATGATTTCCGCGATGCCGCCGTGGATGCGATCGCTCTTTGCACGCGCCACGAAGAAGCAACTATTGCCATTACTGCTAACAATTCGTGTCGGTGGGCTAGTACTTGCTGGTCTTGCGCTCTGGGGCTTTGCTGAGATTGCGGATCAAGTTTTGGAGCAAGAAAGTCACTTAATGGATACAGCAATTTTACTGCTCCTGAAAAGCTGGCATACACCATTTTTAGATCGGGTAATGCTGTCTTTCACTTTTATTGGAGAGCCGTCTTCTTTATTATTCATCTCTGTACTCATCGGAATTTGGTTACTAATTGAGCGCCGTTACAAAGAAGCAACCACTATCGTGATCGCCGCAGCAGGTGGTGGTGCTTTAAACTATTGGCTCAAAGAATTGTTTGCGCGATCGCGCCCTGAACTATGGGAACGTGTCGTTGATGTCCAGCATTACAGCTTCCCTAGCGGTCATGCGATGGTATCAATGGTAGTTTATGGAATAATTGGTTACTTATTAAGTACTCACTTCCTCCGTTGGAGTGGATTGCTTATTAGCGTGACACTGTTATTAGTTCTAGGTATTGGCATAAGTCGGCTATATTTCGGTGTCCACTGGCCCACTGATGTAATCGCTGGATTTGCCGCTGGATTAGTCTGGTTAATTGCTTGTATTTTTAGTTTAGAAATTTGGCACGAATTCCGCGATGAGCAAAGCCGTTTACAAGATAAATCTCTCTTGCCAAGTTCATCAGCAGAAACTCTCACTTAA